A genomic window from Phoenix dactylifera cultivar Barhee BC4 chromosome 7, palm_55x_up_171113_PBpolish2nd_filt_p, whole genome shotgun sequence includes:
- the LOC103715520 gene encoding uncharacterized protein LOC103715520 isoform X1, which produces MGAWKLVIALIAISSVVVGIWADAGIEDEIAGTEASNSALRLELEQLRTKISALESSISCQNKELKSKDESIAQLEKTIQERSASIASLQSEIESLQKKGSVDAEELVGKASARAVELEKQVEKLRNEIESQTRKRLALEARASEAEKKVQELNLKLESLQKTNNEQKRRIQKTESALQLAEEELLRAQLEATAKSKQLTEVHGAWLPPWFAYHISHCQELVATHWKEQAKPALDVFLQKASDKSAQAKKWAEPHLVTAKTKWIPAFKQQWMIFLTHAEPYMRTISIKTVEVYKASKSTIAPHILKIQELADPYYQEAKKFSKPYIDQVATVTKPHVEKVRVVLKPYRKHVVRAYGKFLKSATAYHHQVQAAVQEHLKKHELTKPLATKELVWFVASALLALPIFFLYRLLSDIFCSKKTRKPARNAHANHAHRRPKRRHADK; this is translated from the exons ATGGGGGCTTGGAAGCTTGTGATAGCCTTGATCGCGATCTCGTCTGTGGTAGTTGGAATATGGGCCGACGCGGGGATCGAGGACGAGATCGCCGGAACTGAGGCCTCGAATTCGGCGCTGAGGCTGGAATTAGAGCAGCTCAGAACCAAGATCtctgccctag AATCTAGTATCTCATGTCAAAACAAGGAACTGAAAAGCAAGGATGAGAGCATTGCGCAGTTGGAAAAGACTATTCAAGAAAGGTCAGCAAGCATTGCGTCATTGCAAAGCGAGATAGAATCACTTCAG AAGAAGGGCTCTGTTGATGCGGAGGAGCTAGTGGGGAAGGCCTCTGCTAGAGCTGTTGAACTTGAGAAGCAA GTTGAGAAACTTAGAAATGAGATTGAATCACAAACTAGGAAGAGACTTGCATTGGAGGCTCGCGCTAGTGAAGCAGAGAAGAAGGTGCAAGaattgaatttgaaactagaaAGC ctacAAAAAACCAATAATGAGCAAAAGCGCAGAATTCAGAAAACTGAAAGCGCTCTTCAACTGGCAGAG GAAGAGTTGCTGAGGGCACAGTTAGAAGCAACAGCAAAATCAAAACAGTTGACAGAG GTCCATGGAGCATGGCTACCACCTTGGTTTGCATACCATATAAGTCATTGTCAG GAGCTTGTAGCTACTCACTGGAAGGAGCAAGCAAAACCAGCATTGGATGTTTTCCTGCAAAAG GCATCAGATAAATCAGCACAAGCAAAAAAATGGGCTGAACCCCATTTGGTAACTGCTAAGACA AAATGGATCCCTGCCTTCAAACAACAGTGGATGATCTTTCTAACCCATGCCGAACCATACATGCGAACAATATCTATTAAAACAGTTGAGGTTTACAAGGCATCCAAGAGTACCATTGCGCCGCATATTCTTAAAATACAAGAGCTGGCAGATCCCTATTACCAG GAAGCCAAGAAGTTCTCTAAACCCTATATTGATCAAGTTGCTACTGTCACCAAACCGCACGTTGAAAAAGTGCGAGTTGTTCTGAAGCCCTACAGAAAGCATGTTGTTCGtgcatatggaaaatttcttaAATCAGCAACAGCATATCACCACCAG GTTCAAGCTGCTGTCCAGGAACATCTAAAGAAACATGAATTAACAAAACCTCTTGCAACTAAGGAGTTGGTGTGGTTTGTG GCTTCTGCTTTATTGGCATTACCAATATTCTTTTTGTACAGACTCCTATCAGATATTTTCTG CAGTAAGAAGACTAGGAAACCTGCACGGAATGCCCATGCAAACCATGCACATCGTAGGCCTAAGCGCAGGCATGCTGACAAGTAG
- the LOC103715519 gene encoding protein CUP-SHAPED COTYLEDON 2-like produces the protein MEGGDKEEQLPPGFRFHPTDEELITFYLSHKISEANFSARAITEVDLNKCEPWDLPAKAKMGEKEWYFFSLRDRKYPTGVRTNRATNAGYWKTTGKDKEIFSGQTSELVGLKKTLVFYKGRAPRGEKTNWVMHEYRLQPKSATKANKDEWVVCRVFMKSSSGKKYLSSQPRGNPYHHHLGMVQPEACHFGVGGRGYLNTNADLVELSRFARGTPGSNLPIQPQFNFPPYNLSGLNVNLGPLRTMPVPLAQQPQLVPEPPSSMLANNCVMAADGGFSIADGVVTSAGTGVRYHQQMDPCVEFDQGYWPSY, from the exons ATGGAAGGAGGGGATAAGGAGGAGCAGCTGCCTCCCGGATTTAGGTTTCATCCCACAGATGAAGAGCTCATCACTTTCTACCTGAGCCACAAGATATCCGAGGCTAATTTTAGTGCAAGAGCGATCACTGAGGTCGACCTCAACAAGTGCGAGCCATGGGATCTCCCAG CTAAGGCGAAGATGGGAGAAAAGGAATGGTATTTCTTCAGCCTACGCGACCGCAAGTACCCGACCGGAGTCCGAACGAACCGAGCGACGAACGCCGGCTACTGGAAGACGACCGGCAAAGACAAGGAGATCTTCAGTGGCCAGACCTCGGAGCTTGTAGGGTTGAAGAAGACGCTGGTCTTCTACAAAGGAAGAGctccaagaggggagaagaccAACTGGGTCATGCATGAGTACCGCCTGCAACCCAAATCTGCCACCAAAGCCAACAAG GACGAGTGGGTGGTCTGCCGTGTGTTCATGAAGAGCTCCAGCGGGAAGAAGTACCTGTCGAGCCAGCCCCGCGGCAACCCCTACCACCACCACCTGGGCATGGTCCAGCCGGAGGCATGCCACTTCGGAGTAGGCGGCCGCGGCTACCTCAACACCAACGCCGACCTCGTGGAGCTGTCCAGGTTCGCCAGGGGCACTCCGGGATCGAACCTCCCCATCCAGCCCCAGTTCAACTTCCCTCCCTACAACCTCTCCGGCCTCAACGTCAACCTGGGGCCCCTGAGGACCATGCCGGTCCCTCTAGCCCAGCAGCCACAGCTGGTGCCCGAGCCGCCCTCGTCGATGCTGGCCAATAACTGCGTCATGGCAGCGGACGGGGGATTCAGTATCGCGGACGGGGTCGTGACTTCTGCCGGGACCGGGGTAAGGTACCACCAGCAAATGGACCCATGCGTCGAATTCGATCAGGGCTACTGGCCTTCTTACTGA
- the LOC103715520 gene encoding uncharacterized protein LOC103715520 isoform X3 produces the protein MGAWKLVIALIAISSVVVGIWADAGIEDEIAGTEASNSALRLELEQLRTKISALESSISCQNKELKSKDESIAQLEKTIQERSASIASLQSEIESLQKKGSVDAEELVGKASARAVELEKQVEKLRNEIESQTRKRLALEARASEAEKKLQKTNNEQKRRIQKTESALQLAEEELLRAQLEATAKSKQLTEVHGAWLPPWFAYHISHCQELVATHWKEQAKPALDVFLQKASDKSAQAKKWAEPHLVTAKTKWIPAFKQQWMIFLTHAEPYMRTISIKTVEVYKASKSTIAPHILKIQELADPYYQEAKKFSKPYIDQVATVTKPHVEKVRVVLKPYRKHVVRAYGKFLKSATAYHHQVQAAVQEHLKKHELTKPLATKELVWFVASALLALPIFFLYRLLSDIFCSKKTRKPARNAHANHAHRRPKRRHADK, from the exons ATGGGGGCTTGGAAGCTTGTGATAGCCTTGATCGCGATCTCGTCTGTGGTAGTTGGAATATGGGCCGACGCGGGGATCGAGGACGAGATCGCCGGAACTGAGGCCTCGAATTCGGCGCTGAGGCTGGAATTAGAGCAGCTCAGAACCAAGATCtctgccctag AATCTAGTATCTCATGTCAAAACAAGGAACTGAAAAGCAAGGATGAGAGCATTGCGCAGTTGGAAAAGACTATTCAAGAAAGGTCAGCAAGCATTGCGTCATTGCAAAGCGAGATAGAATCACTTCAG AAGAAGGGCTCTGTTGATGCGGAGGAGCTAGTGGGGAAGGCCTCTGCTAGAGCTGTTGAACTTGAGAAGCAA GTTGAGAAACTTAGAAATGAGATTGAATCACAAACTAGGAAGAGACTTGCATTGGAGGCTCGCGCTAGTGAAGCAGAGAAGAAG ctacAAAAAACCAATAATGAGCAAAAGCGCAGAATTCAGAAAACTGAAAGCGCTCTTCAACTGGCAGAG GAAGAGTTGCTGAGGGCACAGTTAGAAGCAACAGCAAAATCAAAACAGTTGACAGAG GTCCATGGAGCATGGCTACCACCTTGGTTTGCATACCATATAAGTCATTGTCAG GAGCTTGTAGCTACTCACTGGAAGGAGCAAGCAAAACCAGCATTGGATGTTTTCCTGCAAAAG GCATCAGATAAATCAGCACAAGCAAAAAAATGGGCTGAACCCCATTTGGTAACTGCTAAGACA AAATGGATCCCTGCCTTCAAACAACAGTGGATGATCTTTCTAACCCATGCCGAACCATACATGCGAACAATATCTATTAAAACAGTTGAGGTTTACAAGGCATCCAAGAGTACCATTGCGCCGCATATTCTTAAAATACAAGAGCTGGCAGATCCCTATTACCAG GAAGCCAAGAAGTTCTCTAAACCCTATATTGATCAAGTTGCTACTGTCACCAAACCGCACGTTGAAAAAGTGCGAGTTGTTCTGAAGCCCTACAGAAAGCATGTTGTTCGtgcatatggaaaatttcttaAATCAGCAACAGCATATCACCACCAG GTTCAAGCTGCTGTCCAGGAACATCTAAAGAAACATGAATTAACAAAACCTCTTGCAACTAAGGAGTTGGTGTGGTTTGTG GCTTCTGCTTTATTGGCATTACCAATATTCTTTTTGTACAGACTCCTATCAGATATTTTCTG CAGTAAGAAGACTAGGAAACCTGCACGGAATGCCCATGCAAACCATGCACATCGTAGGCCTAAGCGCAGGCATGCTGACAAGTAG
- the LOC103715520 gene encoding uncharacterized protein LOC103715520 isoform X2 gives MGAWKLVIALIAISSVVVGIWADAGIEDEIAGTEASNSALRLELEQLRTKISALESSISCQNKELKSKDESIAQLEKTIQERSASIASLQSEIESLQKKGSVDAEELVGKASARAVELEKQVEKLRNEIESQTRKRLALEARASEAEKKVQELNLKLESLQKTNNEQKRRIQKTESALQLAEEELLRAQLEATAKSKQLTEVHGAWLPPWFAYHISHCQELVATHWKEQAKPALDVFLQKASDKSAQAKKWAEPHLVTAKTKWIPAFKQQWMIFLTHAEPYMRTISIKTVEVYKASKSTIAPHILKIQELADPYYQEAKKFSKPYIDQVATVTKPHVEKVRVVLKPYRKHVVRAYGKFLKSATAYHHQVQAAVQEHLKKHELTKPLATKELVWFVASALLALPIFFLYRLLSDIFCKKTRKPARNAHANHAHRRPKRRHADK, from the exons ATGGGGGCTTGGAAGCTTGTGATAGCCTTGATCGCGATCTCGTCTGTGGTAGTTGGAATATGGGCCGACGCGGGGATCGAGGACGAGATCGCCGGAACTGAGGCCTCGAATTCGGCGCTGAGGCTGGAATTAGAGCAGCTCAGAACCAAGATCtctgccctag AATCTAGTATCTCATGTCAAAACAAGGAACTGAAAAGCAAGGATGAGAGCATTGCGCAGTTGGAAAAGACTATTCAAGAAAGGTCAGCAAGCATTGCGTCATTGCAAAGCGAGATAGAATCACTTCAG AAGAAGGGCTCTGTTGATGCGGAGGAGCTAGTGGGGAAGGCCTCTGCTAGAGCTGTTGAACTTGAGAAGCAA GTTGAGAAACTTAGAAATGAGATTGAATCACAAACTAGGAAGAGACTTGCATTGGAGGCTCGCGCTAGTGAAGCAGAGAAGAAGGTGCAAGaattgaatttgaaactagaaAGC ctacAAAAAACCAATAATGAGCAAAAGCGCAGAATTCAGAAAACTGAAAGCGCTCTTCAACTGGCAGAG GAAGAGTTGCTGAGGGCACAGTTAGAAGCAACAGCAAAATCAAAACAGTTGACAGAG GTCCATGGAGCATGGCTACCACCTTGGTTTGCATACCATATAAGTCATTGTCAG GAGCTTGTAGCTACTCACTGGAAGGAGCAAGCAAAACCAGCATTGGATGTTTTCCTGCAAAAG GCATCAGATAAATCAGCACAAGCAAAAAAATGGGCTGAACCCCATTTGGTAACTGCTAAGACA AAATGGATCCCTGCCTTCAAACAACAGTGGATGATCTTTCTAACCCATGCCGAACCATACATGCGAACAATATCTATTAAAACAGTTGAGGTTTACAAGGCATCCAAGAGTACCATTGCGCCGCATATTCTTAAAATACAAGAGCTGGCAGATCCCTATTACCAG GAAGCCAAGAAGTTCTCTAAACCCTATATTGATCAAGTTGCTACTGTCACCAAACCGCACGTTGAAAAAGTGCGAGTTGTTCTGAAGCCCTACAGAAAGCATGTTGTTCGtgcatatggaaaatttcttaAATCAGCAACAGCATATCACCACCAG GTTCAAGCTGCTGTCCAGGAACATCTAAAGAAACATGAATTAACAAAACCTCTTGCAACTAAGGAGTTGGTGTGGTTTGTG GCTTCTGCTTTATTGGCATTACCAATATTCTTTTTGTACAGACTCCTATCAGATATTTTCTG TAAGAAGACTAGGAAACCTGCACGGAATGCCCATGCAAACCATGCACATCGTAGGCCTAAGCGCAGGCATGCTGACAAGTAG